The Klebsiella aerogenes KCTC 2190 region GTTTGATCTGCAGCATTTCGGCAAGAATGTTAGCGCGCTGCGCCTCTTCCGGCGCGCAGAAACTAATCGCCAGGCCGCTTTCGCCTGCACGCGCGGTACGCCCGATACGGTGAACGTGAACTTCAGGATCCCACGCCAGTTCAAAGTTAACCACCAGCTCCAGCGATTTGATATCCAGGCCGCGCGCCGCCACGTCGGTGGCGGCCAGCACGCGGGCGCTACCGTTAGCAAAACGCACCAGCGTCTGATCGCGATCGCGCTGTTCCAGATCGCCATGCAGCGACAGCGCGCTCTGGCCGGCAGCGTTTAATGCATCGCACACCGCCTGACAATCGCGTTTAGTGTTACAAAATACCACGCAGGAAGCGGGCTGATGCTGGCTGAGCAATTTTTGCAGCAGCTTGATTTTACCGGTTTGCGAAACGTCGAAGAACTGCTGTTCAATAGACGGCAGCGCATCAACGCTATCGATTTCAATCGTCTGCGGATCCCGCTGCACCCGGCCGCTGATTGCGGCGATAGCTTCCGGCCAGGTCGCGGAGAACAGTAAGGTCTGGCGCGAAGCTGGCGCATAACGAATCACTTCATCGATAGCATCGCTGAAGCCCATATCGAGCATGCGATCGGCTTCATCCATAACCAGCGTCTGCAGCGCATCCAGCGATACGGTCCCCTTTTGCAGGTGGTCAAGCAGGCGGCCAGGCGTGGCGACAATAATATGCGGCGCATGCTGTAAAGAATCGCGCTGGGCGCCGAAAGGCTGGCCGCCGCAGAGCGTTAATACTTTAATATTTGGCAGAAAACGCGCCAGGCGACGCAGTTCGCCAGCGACTTGATCCGCCAGTTCGCGGGTCGGGCACAGCACCAGTGATTGGGTCTGGAACAGACCGGCATCAACGTGCTGTAGCAATCCCAGACCAAAGGCCGCCGTTTTACCGCTGCCGGTTTTCGCCTGTACGCGCACATCCTTTCCGCCCAGGATCGCAGGCAATGCGGCAGCCTGCACTGGCGTCATTGCGTGATATCCCAGTTCGTTAAGGTTGTTCAGTTGAGCTTCGGGCAAAAGGTTCAGTGTTGAAAAAGCGGTCACAATGTTTTCTCGCATTAAAGGGCGGACAATCTGCAGGCGCGTATCCTCGCAGATCTCCGCTCTTGATGCGACAATTTAATCGGGTCATCGTCCGGCGGCGGGTCGGGAAGCGGGTGCGGGCGAGGCCGCGGATCGGGCACCGGCACCGGGTCATTGGGCTCAGGGCCGATGGGTATCGACTGCAAGGACAGCGCCATGTTACGCATATTTTATCCCCTCTCTTTACAGGACTATTCTTTAAGCGTAGAAGTTAGCTGGCAGAGGGCAAAAAAAAAGCCGACTCAATGAAGTCGGCGTCGTACGAATCAATTGTGCTATGCAGTAATTCAAAAAAGGAAGTAAGACAATATGGAGCGCAACGCCCATCGCTTGACGTTGCATTCACCTGCGAGAGAGATATTGCCCTGAATGGGTAGATGGTTTATTGATTTCGCTCAAATATTGCCGGAGTTTCAGCGGCAAAATCACCTGAAAAGACAATTTCTTACAACCATTTACTACGATGTAACCACCAGGTAACACCACCGATTAGAACAACTAACATTACGCAAAATATCGAAAAGCCAAGATGCCAGCTGTTGCCAGGAATACCGCCAAGGTTGACGCCAAACAGACCGGTCAGGAAGGTGCTGGGCAAAAAAACCATCGCCATCAATGACATCGTGTAAGTCCGCCGCGACAGCGACTCCTGCATGATCTGTGCGATTTCATCGCTCATGATTGCCGTGCGGGCAATGCAGCTGTCAATCTCGTCAAGACCGCGGCCAAGACGGTCGGCAATATCCTGCATCCGCCGACGGTGATCGTCACTCATCCACGGCAGACGCTCACTGGCAAGGCGGGCGTAAACATCGCGCTGCGGAGCCATATAGCGGCGCATGACGATAAGCTGCTTTCGCAGTAGCGCCAGAAAACCGCGCGGCGGCACCTGTTGATCAAGCAGGTCATCTTCAAGGTCGATAATCCGGTCGTGCAGCTGTTCAATAAACTCGCTGGCATGATCGGTCAACGCATCGCAAATTTCCACCAGCCAGCTGCCGCAATCCGTCGGCCCATTGCCTTCCTGCAGATCCCCCAGCACATCATCCAGCGCCAGCACCTTACGCTGACGGGTGGAAACGATTAGCCGCTCGTCCATATACAGTCGCATCGCCACCAGTTGATCGGGGCGTTCATCGGTGCTGCCGTTGATACAACGCAAGGTAATCAGCGCGCCATCGCCGATGCGCGTCACGCGCGGACGAGTGCTTTCACCGGCCAGCGCGTCGCGAACATTATTCGGTAACAACGGCGTAGCGGCTAACCAGTCGGCGCTATCGGTATGGGTATAATTAAGATGTAGCCAGCAGGGACTGCTCTTATCGATAATATCGTCATCAGCCAGCGGCTTTACGCCGCCCTGCCCGTCGAGCACCCATGCAAAGATGGCGTCCGGCACTTTCAGCTCCGAGCCCTTAATCGCGTCCACTGAACCTCCATTAATGCATGCCTGTAAAAAGCGTGAATAATCCATAAGGTACGCTATTCGGCTGAATTTCGCCTCCCGCAATCGTCGCAATCGCCTAACAAATAGGCAGCATACCGCTTTTGGCGACAGTTAATCATATTTGTATTACAATTACATCCGTAATTTTAATGAGGTTTTAGTATGAATATTTATCAAGCCCAGCCCCAGGATGTCGATACCATCCTGCCGCTGTATCTCGCCTATCGACGTTTCTATCAGGTCGAAGAAAATCTCGGCCAGGCGCGGGAGTTCATCCTTAAGCGCCTGCAACTGAATGAGTCGGTCATTTTCTTCGCAGAAGTGGACGGCAAAGCGGTGGGCTTTACCCAGCTCTATCCCCTGTTCTGCTCGCTGGAAATGAAGCGCATCTGGTTGCTTTACGATCTGTACGTTGATGAGTCTGCCCGCCAGCACGGCGTGGCACAGCAGCTGATTGCCCGTGCCGAACAGCTGGCAAAAGAGAGTGATTCCGCATTTATTATGCTCAGCACGGCAACCGATAATACTAAAGCGCAGGCGTTATACGAGCGTAGCGGCTTCGTACGTGATACGGATTTTTACGTCTATAACAAAATGCTCAAGTAAGTTGTTCAGGCCGCCAGAAAGGGAGAACCCGCCATTGGCGGGTTCTTATTCGTTCGTATCAGTCGTCGGCTAATCCACTGTATTAACCTTTGCCGTCGTCTGGGCGGGCACAGGACAGGATTAGTAGCAAGAGTTCATTTTTTCTCTTCCGCATAGCGGCGGGCGTTATCGTGTAAATTAGTGCACATGGTTATTACTCCATTTTTATAAGCAAACTAAGAGCCTATCCCAGTAGGGCTATTTTACTTGCCATTTTGAACCAGGCAGTGCTCGAAATCCTCACGTACTACGTGTACGCTCCGGTTTCTGCGCGCTGTCCGTGTTCAAACTGGCTGCGCCAATTACGCTTACTGGGATAGGCTCTAATCCTAGAAGCTTCCGTCAAATTCGCCACATTTCTGGCTAAAATTTTTCCCAGCCCAGCACCGATGCCCCCAGTAATCCCCCTTCGCGACTAAATTGCCCGGCGACCAGTAGTGGCTCAGCGCTCTTCAGCAGAATCTTTGCCCGCAATGCTGTATCAAGGCGCGCCAGCAGCGCCGTTTCACCCGCCAGCCCGCCCCCGGCGACGATTTTATGCGGCCCGAGAATGTTCACCGTATGGGCCAATGGTTCGCTCACCAGCTCAAGCCATACTTCAAGGGTAAACGCCGCCGTCTCTTCTCCGGCCATACCCTGCTTCACGATCTCGACACTGCTTAGCGCCTGACCGCTGAGCAGTTGATGCAGCCGCTGCATCCCTTTTGCACCGCCGAGCGTATCGAGGCAGCCCTGCTGTCCGCAGCCGCAGGCCAGCCGCGGCAACTCAATTCCCCGCAGCTGAGTGCGCGTAATGGGTCCGTGCCCCCACTCGGCGCCGATCCCCTGATTGCCGTAGAGAATGTTGCCGTTGATGGCAATCCCCCCGCCGATCCCGCTGCCGAGGATCACGCCCAACACCACCGGCAGATCTTTTGCCGCGCCGAAACGCGCCTCGGCTAAGGTAAAACAGTCAGCATCATTAGCCATCGCCACCGGGCGCCCGAGCTCAGCCTGCAGCGAACGGGTAATATCAATACCGGCGAACGGCGGAATGTTGCTCGACAGAATACGATCGTTGGCAACATCCACCACTCCGGCGCAGGAGAGCGCCAGTGGACTCTGTTCGCTAATCGCATCGCCATATTGCGCGATAATCTCCTGCACAGCGTAGACGAAGGCGGGCCAGGAGCTTAGCGGCATCGCCCGCTGGCGCGGCATAACAAGTTGCCCCGGCGCCGGAGAAACCGCGCTTTTAATAAAGGAGCCGCCAATATCCAGACACAGCACGCTGTTACTCATAGGCGCGAATCCATTAAATCACGCAGGCCATCGCCCAGAAGGTTGAAGCCTAATACCGAAAAGACAATAGCCAGCCCCGGCCACAGCGAAATCCCCAGGCTGATACCCAGAAAGTTACGCCCGTCGCTCATCATTGTCCCCCACTCCGGCATCGGCGGTTGCACGCCCATGCCGAGGAAGGAGAGCGAAGCCGCGGCGAGGATCACCGAGCCGCCGGTCAATGTCGCCTGCACGGTAATCGGCCCCAGGGTATTTCGCAGGATGTAGTGGATTATCTGTCGGCGATAGCCAATTCCCAGTGCCCGTGCCGCTTCCATGTACTCCATATTCTTGATGCCCAACGTCAGGTTACGGCTGAGGCGCGCGTAAACCGGCACCGAGAAGATAGCGATCGCCAGCAGCATATTCATCAACCCTGCGCCGAGGACGCTGACCAGCAGGATAGCCAGCACGATGCCGGGAAAAGCGAAAATGACATCCATCACCCACATAATCAGGTGGTCGACACTTTTACCGCACAGGGCGGCGATAATGCCCAGAGGTAGCCCCATCAGTAGCGACAGCGCCACGCTGACCACCACCTCAATCAGCGAGATCCTGGCGCCGTAGATGGTGCGGGAAAAGATATCGCGGCCATAGTCATCGGTGCCCAGCCAGTGGTCGGCCGACGGCGCGGAGAGAATATTCAGCAGGTCCTGCGCATAGGGATCGTAGTGGCTTAACCACGGCGCGAAGAGGGCACATACCACGATTAAGGCGACGATGATGCCGCCGAGGGTCAGCGAGGGATGTTCCATCCCCCAACGCAGGCCGCTGAGAACGCCGCTGCGCGATTTGGCGAGTGAAATTTCCGACATATCAGTCAAACCTTATTTTCGGGTTGATTCTGGCGATAATCATCTCGCCAACCAGGTTCATCACCACCACGCTTGCCACCGTAATCATCGTCACTCCCTGGATGACGGGATAATCGCGATAGCGTACCGAATCCACCAGATAGCGGCCTATCCCAGGCCAGTTAAACACCGACTCGGTCACCACCGCGCCGCCGATCAGGCTGCCGAAGTTCAGTGCGATAA contains the following coding sequences:
- the dbpA gene encoding ATP-dependent RNA helicase DbpA, with protein sequence MTAFSTLNLLPEAQLNNLNELGYHAMTPVQAAALPAILGGKDVRVQAKTGSGKTAAFGLGLLQHVDAGLFQTQSLVLCPTRELADQVAGELRRLARFLPNIKVLTLCGGQPFGAQRDSLQHAPHIIVATPGRLLDHLQKGTVSLDALQTLVMDEADRMLDMGFSDAIDEVIRYAPASRQTLLFSATWPEAIAAISGRVQRDPQTIEIDSVDALPSIEQQFFDVSQTGKIKLLQKLLSQHQPASCVVFCNTKRDCQAVCDALNAAGQSALSLHGDLEQRDRDQTLVRFANGSARVLAATDVAARGLDIKSLELVVNFELAWDPEVHVHRIGRTARAGESGLAISFCAPEEAQRANILAEMLQIKLNWVNAPAGNHIAPLQAEMATLCIDGGKKAKMRPGDVLGALTGDMGFDGADIGKINVHPAHVYVAIRQGVAQKAYKQLQNGKIKGKSCRVRLLK
- the zntB gene encoding zinc transporter ZntB yields the protein MDAIKGSELKVPDAIFAWVLDGQGGVKPLADDDIIDKSSPCWLHLNYTHTDSADWLAATPLLPNNVRDALAGESTRPRVTRIGDGALITLRCINGSTDERPDQLVAMRLYMDERLIVSTRQRKVLALDDVLGDLQEGNGPTDCGSWLVEICDALTDHASEFIEQLHDRIIDLEDDLLDQQVPPRGFLALLRKQLIVMRRYMAPQRDVYARLASERLPWMSDDHRRRMQDIADRLGRGLDEIDSCIARTAIMSDEIAQIMQESLSRRTYTMSLMAMVFLPSTFLTGLFGVNLGGIPGNSWHLGFSIFCVMLVVLIGGVTWWLHRSKWL
- a CDS encoding GNAT family N-acetyltransferase, translated to MNIYQAQPQDVDTILPLYLAYRRFYQVEENLGQAREFILKRLQLNESVIFFAEVDGKAVGFTQLYPLFCSLEMKRIWLLYDLYVDESARQHGVAQQLIARAEQLAKESDSAFIMLSTATDNTKAQALYERSGFVRDTDFYVYNKMLK
- a CDS encoding ROK family protein, whose product is MSNSVLCLDIGGSFIKSAVSPAPGQLVMPRQRAMPLSSWPAFVYAVQEIIAQYGDAISEQSPLALSCAGVVDVANDRILSSNIPPFAGIDITRSLQAELGRPVAMANDADCFTLAEARFGAAKDLPVVLGVILGSGIGGGIAINGNILYGNQGIGAEWGHGPITRTQLRGIELPRLACGCGQQGCLDTLGGAKGMQRLHQLLSGQALSSVEIVKQGMAGEETAAFTLEVWLELVSEPLAHTVNILGPHKIVAGGGLAGETALLARLDTALRAKILLKSAEPLLVAGQFSREGGLLGASVLGWEKF
- a CDS encoding ABC transporter permease; protein product: MSEISLAKSRSGVLSGLRWGMEHPSLTLGGIIVALIVVCALFAPWLSHYDPYAQDLLNILSAPSADHWLGTDDYGRDIFSRTIYGARISLIEVVVSVALSLLMGLPLGIIAALCGKSVDHLIMWVMDVIFAFPGIVLAILLVSVLGAGLMNMLLAIAIFSVPVYARLSRNLTLGIKNMEYMEAARALGIGYRRQIIHYILRNTLGPITVQATLTGGSVILAAASLSFLGMGVQPPMPEWGTMMSDGRNFLGISLGISLWPGLAIVFSVLGFNLLGDGLRDLMDSRL